From Anopheles funestus chromosome 3RL, idAnoFuneDA-416_04, whole genome shotgun sequence, a single genomic window includes:
- the LOC125769136 gene encoding OTU domain-containing protein 7B-like isoform X3 → MNMETTHLVTEFITHTGANTQDAVSCLKSWEWDLKKALIDYNGKKLERGISRATENVTLVSRARQEFEMDFHAHIHEQNDKNLNFIDTPDYTFTLPDLTKYTDDFRKFLEKDLIENSTLNSLETTNRLNWWYESGACRKLWPLATTGDGNCLLHAASLAMWGFHDRRLTLRRTLHDILSKEEFREALYRRWRFQQTRVNKQAGFVFCESEWAKEWEEIVAIASPEPRRNSKSTGPSRRRSLLIEKNFDALTGGTSSTLTSDREDENATYESLEEIHVLALAHILRRTIIVVSDVFLRDINGEAFSPIPFGGVYLPFEVPSNECHRAPLLLAYDMAHFSALVAMEASNDSPPALIPLVDETNQLLPIQFCIDPGKDFNWREYDGSDGNWILTDREHIALLKEYLDIVHATGIESPDDEIYYDDYSDDEYEKKIAEGEIVFTSDENYNHNVGTATVSATASSTATSISGGAIASMTASNQSLPASGSGKDAGGKSKAAKQLQSVAKQFGSIGKSMSRKLRKNIGSITRIGSKNSHSGSNAGGTNGKKSHFNDKSNYRSEYPRFRILCAQLKSRRHEYQEEMIRNYLECAQERYLEAEKMRDRKEIERLTKYVAEVGQVHRDHELEYGGDGRVIELSEIDGGGPVNCINAGCLNYGTAATSYMCLECYEMQCKRESSNPSKCNIDSTDYTLRYGTGKSKFYAEADMDAHDRIQKLPSARRLNDLDQTLYLSRSTFYNDTKPNEIHLPTASAYKQGALEQSSIAVGLVRQNSQPQQLQHHHHHHHQQQQQQQHPQSHYHRGEEANKPLHQQQQAATGTCMEYSLSAKPPTGPSSSGSTTSSSSGIVASVYSPGSSGHSGSHNSNIPYTRAGALCVVNLPPVSSSADSTGTGVVGQFASSHNGIAGTAHGSSTGSNEAMRSLHPFSSSSSSSSIGVGVGVGNGGLQSSQPIVNSSHYGKNQLCRTEGCKFYGSINTNFYCSKCCQEYNI, encoded by the exons ATGAACATGGAGACTACTCATTTGGTCACGGAATTCATCACACATACTGGAGCTAATACGCAAGACGCTGTCAGCTGTTTGAAATCTTgggaatgggatttgaagAAAGCGCTAATCGATTACAATG GCAAAAAATTGGAACGGGGAATTTCACGTGCTACCGAAAATGTGACATTGGTTTCGCGCGCCAGACAAGAGTTTGAGATGGATTTTCACGCACACATTCATGAGCagaatgataaaaatttgaaCTTCATCGATACGCCGGACTATACGTTTACCCTGCCCGATCTTACTAAATATACGGACGATTTTCG caaATTTCTCGAAAAAGATCTTATAGAGAATTCTACCCTCAACTCGCTGGAAACTACAAACCGGCTGAACTGGTGGTATGAATCAGGAGCATGTCGTAAACTGTGGCCATTAGCAACTACAGGTGATGGAAACTGCCTGCTACACGCTGCCTCGCTGGCTATGTGGGGCTTTCACGATCGTCGTTTGACATTGCGTCGTACGCTGCATGACATTTTATCGAAGGAAGAATTTCGCGAAGCACTTTATCGGCGGTGGCGATTCCAGCAAACGCGTGTCAATAAGCAAGCTGGAttcgtgttttgtgaaagCGAATGGGCTAAAGAATGGGAGGAAATTGTGGCAATTGCTTCCCCAGAACCTAGGCGCAATTCCAAGAGTACCGGCCCTTCCAGGCGCCGATCACTATTGATCGAAAAAAACTTTGATGCTCTTACAGGTGGGACAAGTTCTACTTTAACCAGCGATCGAGAAGACGAAAATGCCACATACGAAAGCTTGGAAGAGATTCATGTACTAGCGCTAGCGCATATACTTCGACGCACGATCATAGTGGTTTCCGATGTGTTTCTTAGAGACATTAACGGGGAGGCATTTTCACCCATACCATTTGGGGGCGTTTATTTGCCGTTCGAAGTACCATCGAACGAATGCCACCGGGCACCGTTGTTGCTCGCGTACGATATGGCACACTTTTCGGCGTTGGTAGCTATGGAAGCGAGTAACGACAGTCCACCAGCGTTAATACCATTAGTGGATGAAACGAATCAATTACTTCCGATTCAATTTTGTATTGATCCTGGGAAGGATTTCAATTGGCGCGAATACGACGGAAGCGATGGGAATTGGATTCTTACCGATCGTGAACATATAGCGTTGTTGAAAGAATATCTGGACATAGTTCATGCTACCGGTATTGAAAGTCCGGACGATGAAATCTACTACGACGATTACTCCGACGAtgagtatgaaaaaaaaattgcggaAGGAGAAATAGTGTTTACATCCGATGAGAATTACAATCATAATGTTGGTACGGCGACAGTTAGCGCAACTGCATCCTCGACGGCGACATCAATTAGTGGAGGAGCAATAGCATCCATGACGGCTTCCAACCAATCTTTACCTGCTAGTGGCAGTGGGAAAGATGCCGGAGGGAAAAGTAAAGCTGCAAAACAACTCCAAAGTGTTGCAAAGCAATTTGGCAGCATTGGTAAATCAATGAGCCGCAAGCTTCGTAAAAACATTGGTTCGATTACACGAATCGGTAGTAAGAATAGCCACAGCGGTAGTAACGCGGGAGGAACCAATGGCAAAAAGTCtcattttaatgataaaaGTAATTATCGTAGCGAGTACCCACGGTTTCGAATTTTGTGTGCACAGCTAAAATCTCGCCGCCACGAGTATCAGGAGGAGATGATAAGAAACTACCTTGAGTGCGCTCAAGAACGTTACCTTGAGGCGGAGAAGATGCGTGATCGAAAGGAAATCGAACGTCTTACGAAATACGTTGCAGAGGTAGGACAGGTTCATCGTGACCATGAGCTTGAATACGGTGGTGATGGGCGTGTTATCGAACTGTCCGAAATTGATGGAGGTGGACCGGTTAACTGTATTAATGCCGGGTGTTTGAACTATGGTACCGCGGCGACCAGTTATATGTGCCTAGAATGCTATGAAATGCAATGCAAAAGAGAATCGTCTAATCCGTCTAAATGTAACATCGATTCGACGGATTACACACTTCGCTACGGGACGGGTAAGTCCAAATTTTACGCTGAAGCTGACATGGATGCGCACGATAGAATACAAAAATTACCTTCTGCAAGGCGTTTGAATGATCTCGATCAAACGCTCTATTTGTCACGCTCTACCTTTTACAATGATACGAAACCGAACGAGATCCACTTACCAACAGCCTCTGCTTACAAGCAAGGTGCTTTGGAACAGTCATCCATTGCGGTTGGCCTGGTCAGACAAAATTCGCAGCCGCAACAACTtcagcatcaccaccatcatcaccaccaacaacaacagcaacaacaacatcctCAGTCCCATTATCATAGGGGGGAAGAAGCGAACAAACCGTtacaccagcaacagcaggcaGCTACTGGTACGTGTATGGAATATTCTCTCAGTGCTAAACCACCAACCGGCCCATCTTCATCCGGTTCAACGACTTCCAGCTCTAGTGGCATTGTTGCATCCGTATATTCACCGGGAAGTAGTGGACACAGCGGTAGTCACAATTCGAACATACCTTATACACGTGCCGGAGCGTTGTGTGTGGTAAATCTTCCTCCAGTATCTAGCAGCGCTGATTCTACTGGCACAGGAGTTGTTGGTCAGTTTGCGAGCTCTCACAATGGAATAGCAGGAACGGCACATGGTTCATCAACAGGAAGTAACGAAGCCATGCGATCCTTGCATCCAttttcgtcatcgtcgtcttcTTCCTCTATTGGTGTTGGGGTTGGTGTAGGTAATGGAGGACTTCAATCATCACAACCAATCGTAAACAGTAGTCATTACGGCAAAAATCAACTATGCCGCACAGAAGGGTGCAAATTCTACGGAAGTatcaacactaacttttactgCTCCAAGTGTTGTCAGGAGTACAATATTTAA
- the LOC125769136 gene encoding uncharacterized protein LOC125769136 isoform X2, whose protein sequence is MKAHSSTSTSTPHLYGSASTSSMLPSATTRSMLSSGTFSKNQRQQQPLHMQHIHDSQYPYVTNGSVIGSKNGTFCESNRFSNSSSNNSTTVQMQSLSGVKSHRNPQYNHFNNSGSSSTGMSMVGNVNPESCSSNSGMNYNSVLQTPIVHLKPMLKKADSIDIFDSKKLERGISRATENVTLVSRARQEFEMDFHAHIHEQNDKNLNFIDTPDYTFTLPDLTKYTDDFRKFLEKDLIENSTLNSLETTNRLNWWYESGACRKLWPLATTGDGNCLLHAASLAMWGFHDRRLTLRRTLHDILSKEEFREALYRRWRFQQTRVNKQAGFVFCESEWAKEWEEIVAIASPEPRRNSKSTGPSRRRSLLIEKNFDALTGGTSSTLTSDREDENATYESLEEIHVLALAHILRRTIIVVSDVFLRDINGEAFSPIPFGGVYLPFEVPSNECHRAPLLLAYDMAHFSALVAMEASNDSPPALIPLVDETNQLLPIQFCIDPGKDFNWREYDGSDGNWILTDREHIALLKEYLDIVHATGIESPDDEIYYDDYSDDEYEKKIAEGEIVFTSDENYNHNVGTATVSATASSTATSISGGAIASMTASNQSLPASGSGKDAGGKSKAAKQLQSVAKQFGSIGKSMSRKLRKNIGSITRIGSKNSHSGSNAGGTNGKKSHFNDKSNYRSEYPRFRILCAQLKSRRHEYQEEMIRNYLECAQERYLEAEKMRDRKEIERLTKYVAEVGQVHRDHELEYGGDGRVIELSEIDGGGPVNCINAGCLNYGTAATSYMCLECYEMQCKRESSNPSKCNIDSTDYTLRYGTGKSKFYAEADMDAHDRIQKLPSARRLNDLDQTLYLSRSTFYNDTKPNEIHLPTASAYKQGALEQSSIAVGLVRQNSQPQQLQHHHHHHHQQQQQQQHPQSHYHRGEEANKPLHQQQQAATGTCMEYSLSAKPPTGPSSSGSTTSSSSGIVASVYSPGSSGHSGSHNSNIPYTRAGALCVVNLPPVSSSADSTGTGVVGQFASSHNGIAGTAHGSSTGSNEAMRSLHPFSSSSSSSSIGVGVGVGNGGLQSSQPIVNSSHYGKNQLCRTEGCKFYGSINTNFYCSKCCQEYNI, encoded by the exons ATGAAAGCACACTCATCTACATCCACATCAACGCCACATTTGTACGGATCTGCGTCCACTTCTTCAATGCTACCGTCAGCAACAACGAGATCGATGCTATCATCGGGTACATTTAGCAAAAATCAACGCCAGCAACAACCACTACATATGCAACATATTCATGATTCACAATATCCATACGTAACTAACGGAAGTGTGATCGGAAGCAAAAACGGGACATTTTGTGAAAGCAACAGATTTAGCAATAGCAGCAGCAATAACAGTACCACCGTGCAAATGCAATCTCTGTCTGGCGTGAAATCACACCGTAATCCACAGTATAACCATTTTAACAATTCCGGGTCTTCGTCCACCGGGATGTCAATGGTGGGGAATGTGAATCCTGAgagctgcagcagcaacagtggaaTGAACTACAACTCCGTTTTACAAACACCGATTGTACATCTGAAGCCAATGCTCAAGAAAGCCGATTCGATTGACATTTTTGATA GCAAAAAATTGGAACGGGGAATTTCACGTGCTACCGAAAATGTGACATTGGTTTCGCGCGCCAGACAAGAGTTTGAGATGGATTTTCACGCACACATTCATGAGCagaatgataaaaatttgaaCTTCATCGATACGCCGGACTATACGTTTACCCTGCCCGATCTTACTAAATATACGGACGATTTTCG caaATTTCTCGAAAAAGATCTTATAGAGAATTCTACCCTCAACTCGCTGGAAACTACAAACCGGCTGAACTGGTGGTATGAATCAGGAGCATGTCGTAAACTGTGGCCATTAGCAACTACAGGTGATGGAAACTGCCTGCTACACGCTGCCTCGCTGGCTATGTGGGGCTTTCACGATCGTCGTTTGACATTGCGTCGTACGCTGCATGACATTTTATCGAAGGAAGAATTTCGCGAAGCACTTTATCGGCGGTGGCGATTCCAGCAAACGCGTGTCAATAAGCAAGCTGGAttcgtgttttgtgaaagCGAATGGGCTAAAGAATGGGAGGAAATTGTGGCAATTGCTTCCCCAGAACCTAGGCGCAATTCCAAGAGTACCGGCCCTTCCAGGCGCCGATCACTATTGATCGAAAAAAACTTTGATGCTCTTACAGGTGGGACAAGTTCTACTTTAACCAGCGATCGAGAAGACGAAAATGCCACATACGAAAGCTTGGAAGAGATTCATGTACTAGCGCTAGCGCATATACTTCGACGCACGATCATAGTGGTTTCCGATGTGTTTCTTAGAGACATTAACGGGGAGGCATTTTCACCCATACCATTTGGGGGCGTTTATTTGCCGTTCGAAGTACCATCGAACGAATGCCACCGGGCACCGTTGTTGCTCGCGTACGATATGGCACACTTTTCGGCGTTGGTAGCTATGGAAGCGAGTAACGACAGTCCACCAGCGTTAATACCATTAGTGGATGAAACGAATCAATTACTTCCGATTCAATTTTGTATTGATCCTGGGAAGGATTTCAATTGGCGCGAATACGACGGAAGCGATGGGAATTGGATTCTTACCGATCGTGAACATATAGCGTTGTTGAAAGAATATCTGGACATAGTTCATGCTACCGGTATTGAAAGTCCGGACGATGAAATCTACTACGACGATTACTCCGACGAtgagtatgaaaaaaaaattgcggaAGGAGAAATAGTGTTTACATCCGATGAGAATTACAATCATAATGTTGGTACGGCGACAGTTAGCGCAACTGCATCCTCGACGGCGACATCAATTAGTGGAGGAGCAATAGCATCCATGACGGCTTCCAACCAATCTTTACCTGCTAGTGGCAGTGGGAAAGATGCCGGAGGGAAAAGTAAAGCTGCAAAACAACTCCAAAGTGTTGCAAAGCAATTTGGCAGCATTGGTAAATCAATGAGCCGCAAGCTTCGTAAAAACATTGGTTCGATTACACGAATCGGTAGTAAGAATAGCCACAGCGGTAGTAACGCGGGAGGAACCAATGGCAAAAAGTCtcattttaatgataaaaGTAATTATCGTAGCGAGTACCCACGGTTTCGAATTTTGTGTGCACAGCTAAAATCTCGCCGCCACGAGTATCAGGAGGAGATGATAAGAAACTACCTTGAGTGCGCTCAAGAACGTTACCTTGAGGCGGAGAAGATGCGTGATCGAAAGGAAATCGAACGTCTTACGAAATACGTTGCAGAGGTAGGACAGGTTCATCGTGACCATGAGCTTGAATACGGTGGTGATGGGCGTGTTATCGAACTGTCCGAAATTGATGGAGGTGGACCGGTTAACTGTATTAATGCCGGGTGTTTGAACTATGGTACCGCGGCGACCAGTTATATGTGCCTAGAATGCTATGAAATGCAATGCAAAAGAGAATCGTCTAATCCGTCTAAATGTAACATCGATTCGACGGATTACACACTTCGCTACGGGACGGGTAAGTCCAAATTTTACGCTGAAGCTGACATGGATGCGCACGATAGAATACAAAAATTACCTTCTGCAAGGCGTTTGAATGATCTCGATCAAACGCTCTATTTGTCACGCTCTACCTTTTACAATGATACGAAACCGAACGAGATCCACTTACCAACAGCCTCTGCTTACAAGCAAGGTGCTTTGGAACAGTCATCCATTGCGGTTGGCCTGGTCAGACAAAATTCGCAGCCGCAACAACTtcagcatcaccaccatcatcaccaccaacaacaacagcaacaacaacatcctCAGTCCCATTATCATAGGGGGGAAGAAGCGAACAAACCGTtacaccagcaacagcaggcaGCTACTGGTACGTGTATGGAATATTCTCTCAGTGCTAAACCACCAACCGGCCCATCTTCATCCGGTTCAACGACTTCCAGCTCTAGTGGCATTGTTGCATCCGTATATTCACCGGGAAGTAGTGGACACAGCGGTAGTCACAATTCGAACATACCTTATACACGTGCCGGAGCGTTGTGTGTGGTAAATCTTCCTCCAGTATCTAGCAGCGCTGATTCTACTGGCACAGGAGTTGTTGGTCAGTTTGCGAGCTCTCACAATGGAATAGCAGGAACGGCACATGGTTCATCAACAGGAAGTAACGAAGCCATGCGATCCTTGCATCCAttttcgtcatcgtcgtcttcTTCCTCTATTGGTGTTGGGGTTGGTGTAGGTAATGGAGGACTTCAATCATCACAACCAATCGTAAACAGTAGTCATTACGGCAAAAATCAACTATGCCGCACAGAAGGGTGCAAATTCTACGGAAGTatcaacactaacttttactgCTCCAAGTGTTGTCAGGAGTACAATATTTAA
- the LOC125769136 gene encoding uncharacterized protein LOC125769136 isoform X1, with protein MNMETTHLVTEFITHTGANTQDAVSCLKSWEWDLKKALIDYNDTSTTEYFNNKKNENEDLMKAHSSTSTSTPHLYGSASTSSMLPSATTRSMLSSGTFSKNQRQQQPLHMQHIHDSQYPYVTNGSVIGSKNGTFCESNRFSNSSSNNSTTVQMQSLSGVKSHRNPQYNHFNNSGSSSTGMSMVGNVNPESCSSNSGMNYNSVLQTPIVHLKPMLKKADSIDIFDSKKLERGISRATENVTLVSRARQEFEMDFHAHIHEQNDKNLNFIDTPDYTFTLPDLTKYTDDFRKFLEKDLIENSTLNSLETTNRLNWWYESGACRKLWPLATTGDGNCLLHAASLAMWGFHDRRLTLRRTLHDILSKEEFREALYRRWRFQQTRVNKQAGFVFCESEWAKEWEEIVAIASPEPRRNSKSTGPSRRRSLLIEKNFDALTGGTSSTLTSDREDENATYESLEEIHVLALAHILRRTIIVVSDVFLRDINGEAFSPIPFGGVYLPFEVPSNECHRAPLLLAYDMAHFSALVAMEASNDSPPALIPLVDETNQLLPIQFCIDPGKDFNWREYDGSDGNWILTDREHIALLKEYLDIVHATGIESPDDEIYYDDYSDDEYEKKIAEGEIVFTSDENYNHNVGTATVSATASSTATSISGGAIASMTASNQSLPASGSGKDAGGKSKAAKQLQSVAKQFGSIGKSMSRKLRKNIGSITRIGSKNSHSGSNAGGTNGKKSHFNDKSNYRSEYPRFRILCAQLKSRRHEYQEEMIRNYLECAQERYLEAEKMRDRKEIERLTKYVAEVGQVHRDHELEYGGDGRVIELSEIDGGGPVNCINAGCLNYGTAATSYMCLECYEMQCKRESSNPSKCNIDSTDYTLRYGTGKSKFYAEADMDAHDRIQKLPSARRLNDLDQTLYLSRSTFYNDTKPNEIHLPTASAYKQGALEQSSIAVGLVRQNSQPQQLQHHHHHHHQQQQQQQHPQSHYHRGEEANKPLHQQQQAATGTCMEYSLSAKPPTGPSSSGSTTSSSSGIVASVYSPGSSGHSGSHNSNIPYTRAGALCVVNLPPVSSSADSTGTGVVGQFASSHNGIAGTAHGSSTGSNEAMRSLHPFSSSSSSSSIGVGVGVGNGGLQSSQPIVNSSHYGKNQLCRTEGCKFYGSINTNFYCSKCCQEYNI; from the exons ATGAACATGGAGACTACTCATTTGGTCACGGAATTCATCACACATACTGGAGCTAATACGCAAGACGCTGTCAGCTGTTTGAAATCTTgggaatgggatttgaagAAAGCGCTAATCGATTACAATG ATACTTCAACTACGgaatatttcaacaacaagaaaaatgaaaatgaagatcTAATGAAAGCACACTCATCTACATCCACATCAACGCCACATTTGTACGGATCTGCGTCCACTTCTTCAATGCTACCGTCAGCAACAACGAGATCGATGCTATCATCGGGTACATTTAGCAAAAATCAACGCCAGCAACAACCACTACATATGCAACATATTCATGATTCACAATATCCATACGTAACTAACGGAAGTGTGATCGGAAGCAAAAACGGGACATTTTGTGAAAGCAACAGATTTAGCAATAGCAGCAGCAATAACAGTACCACCGTGCAAATGCAATCTCTGTCTGGCGTGAAATCACACCGTAATCCACAGTATAACCATTTTAACAATTCCGGGTCTTCGTCCACCGGGATGTCAATGGTGGGGAATGTGAATCCTGAgagctgcagcagcaacagtggaaTGAACTACAACTCCGTTTTACAAACACCGATTGTACATCTGAAGCCAATGCTCAAGAAAGCCGATTCGATTGACATTTTTGATA GCAAAAAATTGGAACGGGGAATTTCACGTGCTACCGAAAATGTGACATTGGTTTCGCGCGCCAGACAAGAGTTTGAGATGGATTTTCACGCACACATTCATGAGCagaatgataaaaatttgaaCTTCATCGATACGCCGGACTATACGTTTACCCTGCCCGATCTTACTAAATATACGGACGATTTTCG caaATTTCTCGAAAAAGATCTTATAGAGAATTCTACCCTCAACTCGCTGGAAACTACAAACCGGCTGAACTGGTGGTATGAATCAGGAGCATGTCGTAAACTGTGGCCATTAGCAACTACAGGTGATGGAAACTGCCTGCTACACGCTGCCTCGCTGGCTATGTGGGGCTTTCACGATCGTCGTTTGACATTGCGTCGTACGCTGCATGACATTTTATCGAAGGAAGAATTTCGCGAAGCACTTTATCGGCGGTGGCGATTCCAGCAAACGCGTGTCAATAAGCAAGCTGGAttcgtgttttgtgaaagCGAATGGGCTAAAGAATGGGAGGAAATTGTGGCAATTGCTTCCCCAGAACCTAGGCGCAATTCCAAGAGTACCGGCCCTTCCAGGCGCCGATCACTATTGATCGAAAAAAACTTTGATGCTCTTACAGGTGGGACAAGTTCTACTTTAACCAGCGATCGAGAAGACGAAAATGCCACATACGAAAGCTTGGAAGAGATTCATGTACTAGCGCTAGCGCATATACTTCGACGCACGATCATAGTGGTTTCCGATGTGTTTCTTAGAGACATTAACGGGGAGGCATTTTCACCCATACCATTTGGGGGCGTTTATTTGCCGTTCGAAGTACCATCGAACGAATGCCACCGGGCACCGTTGTTGCTCGCGTACGATATGGCACACTTTTCGGCGTTGGTAGCTATGGAAGCGAGTAACGACAGTCCACCAGCGTTAATACCATTAGTGGATGAAACGAATCAATTACTTCCGATTCAATTTTGTATTGATCCTGGGAAGGATTTCAATTGGCGCGAATACGACGGAAGCGATGGGAATTGGATTCTTACCGATCGTGAACATATAGCGTTGTTGAAAGAATATCTGGACATAGTTCATGCTACCGGTATTGAAAGTCCGGACGATGAAATCTACTACGACGATTACTCCGACGAtgagtatgaaaaaaaaattgcggaAGGAGAAATAGTGTTTACATCCGATGAGAATTACAATCATAATGTTGGTACGGCGACAGTTAGCGCAACTGCATCCTCGACGGCGACATCAATTAGTGGAGGAGCAATAGCATCCATGACGGCTTCCAACCAATCTTTACCTGCTAGTGGCAGTGGGAAAGATGCCGGAGGGAAAAGTAAAGCTGCAAAACAACTCCAAAGTGTTGCAAAGCAATTTGGCAGCATTGGTAAATCAATGAGCCGCAAGCTTCGTAAAAACATTGGTTCGATTACACGAATCGGTAGTAAGAATAGCCACAGCGGTAGTAACGCGGGAGGAACCAATGGCAAAAAGTCtcattttaatgataaaaGTAATTATCGTAGCGAGTACCCACGGTTTCGAATTTTGTGTGCACAGCTAAAATCTCGCCGCCACGAGTATCAGGAGGAGATGATAAGAAACTACCTTGAGTGCGCTCAAGAACGTTACCTTGAGGCGGAGAAGATGCGTGATCGAAAGGAAATCGAACGTCTTACGAAATACGTTGCAGAGGTAGGACAGGTTCATCGTGACCATGAGCTTGAATACGGTGGTGATGGGCGTGTTATCGAACTGTCCGAAATTGATGGAGGTGGACCGGTTAACTGTATTAATGCCGGGTGTTTGAACTATGGTACCGCGGCGACCAGTTATATGTGCCTAGAATGCTATGAAATGCAATGCAAAAGAGAATCGTCTAATCCGTCTAAATGTAACATCGATTCGACGGATTACACACTTCGCTACGGGACGGGTAAGTCCAAATTTTACGCTGAAGCTGACATGGATGCGCACGATAGAATACAAAAATTACCTTCTGCAAGGCGTTTGAATGATCTCGATCAAACGCTCTATTTGTCACGCTCTACCTTTTACAATGATACGAAACCGAACGAGATCCACTTACCAACAGCCTCTGCTTACAAGCAAGGTGCTTTGGAACAGTCATCCATTGCGGTTGGCCTGGTCAGACAAAATTCGCAGCCGCAACAACTtcagcatcaccaccatcatcaccaccaacaacaacagcaacaacaacatcctCAGTCCCATTATCATAGGGGGGAAGAAGCGAACAAACCGTtacaccagcaacagcaggcaGCTACTGGTACGTGTATGGAATATTCTCTCAGTGCTAAACCACCAACCGGCCCATCTTCATCCGGTTCAACGACTTCCAGCTCTAGTGGCATTGTTGCATCCGTATATTCACCGGGAAGTAGTGGACACAGCGGTAGTCACAATTCGAACATACCTTATACACGTGCCGGAGCGTTGTGTGTGGTAAATCTTCCTCCAGTATCTAGCAGCGCTGATTCTACTGGCACAGGAGTTGTTGGTCAGTTTGCGAGCTCTCACAATGGAATAGCAGGAACGGCACATGGTTCATCAACAGGAAGTAACGAAGCCATGCGATCCTTGCATCCAttttcgtcatcgtcgtcttcTTCCTCTATTGGTGTTGGGGTTGGTGTAGGTAATGGAGGACTTCAATCATCACAACCAATCGTAAACAGTAGTCATTACGGCAAAAATCAACTATGCCGCACAGAAGGGTGCAAATTCTACGGAAGTatcaacactaacttttactgCTCCAAGTGTTGTCAGGAGTACAATATTTAA